One window from the genome of Cytobacillus oceanisediminis encodes:
- a CDS encoding reverse transcriptase-like protein — MNKKTKQMVRYARHLFFLWDELKNGSQLEKAAETKIQFEIALKELRSNGYDVKELLEGLKLDLHYHSEFGSIVIFTDGALRHSHKLGVRSACSFAVYGNGKLLDLQGTIMGDSILHVSGKILPADSMLAEYHGMLQAVKYVDKHNIKSNSFIFLSDCFSMVDLLTGQKLHHRKIFLQYGEEIKKYTDRLSSVEFKHIPRAYNKIADQHVNKLLDSYERGELLCN; from the coding sequence ATGAATAAGAAGACAAAGCAGATGGTTAGGTATGCCCGCCATCTGTTTTTTTTATGGGATGAATTAAAAAACGGCAGTCAATTGGAGAAGGCGGCGGAAACCAAGATTCAATTCGAGATTGCCTTGAAAGAATTAAGGTCAAATGGATATGATGTCAAGGAACTACTGGAGGGCCTGAAATTGGATTTACATTATCATTCTGAATTTGGCTCCATTGTCATTTTCACTGACGGCGCATTGCGTCACAGTCACAAACTTGGTGTAAGATCAGCCTGCAGTTTTGCTGTTTATGGAAATGGAAAGCTATTGGACCTGCAGGGAACGATTATGGGCGATTCCATTCTTCATGTCTCTGGGAAAATACTGCCGGCTGATTCCATGCTTGCGGAGTATCACGGGATGCTGCAGGCGGTAAAATATGTTGATAAGCATAATATAAAATCTAACAGCTTTATCTTCCTGTCCGATTGTTTTTCCATGGTGGACCTATTAACGGGTCAAAAGCTTCACCACCGAAAGATTTTCCTTCAATATGGGGAGGAGATAAAAAAATACACAGACAGGCTATCCTCAGTGGAATTCAAGCACATTCCAAGAGCGTATAACAAAATAGCAGACCAGCATGTTAATAAATTGCTTGACTCATATGAAAGGGGCGAATTGTTGTGCAACTAA
- a CDS encoding DNA-binding protein, producing the protein MQLTKEEALELMNALQPHITGFSVTFQLEGKPGQEIICGGKVTKIVDMSQWGDENEQGWLIYVTLDDGAGEMLIVVPGLLWEEVDAEVGDVVIASGILFSLPKTCQFKSKADTDILVVRADDPLRLLVRTIRKLPKE; encoded by the coding sequence GTGCAACTAACAAAAGAAGAGGCTCTAGAACTAATGAATGCATTACAGCCGCATATAACTGGCTTTTCTGTAACCTTCCAGCTTGAGGGGAAACCAGGGCAAGAAATCATTTGCGGAGGAAAGGTCACAAAAATCGTGGATATGTCCCAATGGGGCGATGAAAACGAACAAGGCTGGCTGATTTATGTCACACTCGATGACGGCGCTGGTGAAATGCTCATTGTTGTACCAGGTCTCCTATGGGAGGAAGTGGATGCGGAAGTAGGGGATGTTGTAATTGCATCAGGTATCTTGTTCTCCCTACCTAAAACATGTCAGTTTAAGTCCAAAGCAGATACAGACATTTTAGTGGTGAGGGCAGATGACCCGCTTCGCCTCCTTGTTAGAACCATAAGAAAACTGCCGAAAGAATAG
- the radC gene encoding RadC family protein, which yields MKKHFQIAKEEFSLYGNEGTQLQNLLALLIGQSAEPAITGQLAALGINGITQLSKEELMEYPGIGEMSATRINAALALASLAIKRANDTRYIIRSPEDAAKYLDELKHLQQEHFVAVYLNTKNQVISKKTIFIGSLNSCIVHPREIFKEAYRLSSASVIVAHNHPSGNRNPSREDIEMTKRLAETGRVLGIELIDHIIIGDGSFTSLKESGYIN from the coding sequence ATGAAAAAACATTTTCAAATAGCAAAAGAAGAATTCTCCCTGTATGGAAATGAAGGCACTCAGCTGCAAAATCTGCTCGCACTGCTGATTGGCCAATCTGCAGAACCAGCCATTACAGGTCAATTAGCTGCTCTTGGCATTAATGGGATCACTCAGCTGTCAAAAGAGGAACTGATGGAGTATCCAGGGATTGGTGAAATGTCGGCAACCCGGATTAACGCAGCTCTGGCACTTGCATCCCTTGCCATTAAAAGGGCAAATGACACTCGATACATCATTCGCTCTCCAGAGGATGCTGCCAAATATCTGGATGAATTAAAGCACCTGCAACAGGAACACTTTGTTGCTGTTTATCTAAATACTAAAAACCAGGTGATTTCCAAGAAAACCATATTTATCGGTAGCCTAAATAGCTGCATTGTCCACCCCAGGGAGATTTTCAAAGAAGCCTACAGGTTAAGCTCTGCAAGCGTTATTGTGGCTCATAACCACCCTTCCGGAAATCGAAATCCATCTCGAGAGGACATTGAAATGACAAAAAGATTAGCTGAAACAGGCCGGGTACTCGGGATTGAACTTATTGATCACATTATTATTGGCGATGGAAGTTTCACTTCATTAAAGGAAAGCGGCTATATAAATTAA
- a CDS encoding PHP domain-containing protein yields MNTVKSPVPFAHLHLHTPDGSLLDGFCRIEPMIKLAKEFGMDAIGVSDHGTCFAHFQFYQKAKEAGLHPVLGMEGYITPKKEWKKADFEKINFQDVGYRTKEHIASLADQGYVAFEKKQKDSFTKGKPTKPEHIAFLQEYQHMDPEGFEKLKKGTRWFLSGKQDDKQKRLFEWSPRIAHLLMIAKTNEGYKNLLKLTSIGSLEGFYGKPRVDYHDIKKYGKGIIATSSCLGGTIPKLIRSGKFRVAKNHIKFYKRCFDEFYLEIQPSTMEEQQYVNEILMEWSEELGVPLVATSDAHMLRPEDRPVHKAITSINKDKEADETEQDVYEHCIFYSAEEMLQMGMPPEALENAYNIAHSCQVDLEMGNIKYPEFQVPENFDFDSYLSQLANKGMMEKLQEGNFIGRNFFEMFHTYKKRLDYELKVIADKGISAYMLIVWDYIDFARRNGILVGPGRGSAAGSLVAYVLGITNLDPIRYELLFERFINPERPGFPDCALLAA; encoded by the coding sequence ATGAATACAGTTAAGTCACCGGTTCCTTTCGCCCACCTTCATCTTCACACTCCTGATGGGAGCTTGCTCGACGGCTTTTGCCGGATCGAACCAATGATCAAGCTCGCAAAAGAGTTTGGCATGGATGCGATAGGCGTAAGCGACCACGGTACGTGTTTTGCCCATTTTCAGTTCTACCAGAAAGCAAAGGAAGCGGGCCTTCATCCTGTTCTGGGGATGGAAGGATACATTACCCCTAAAAAGGAATGGAAAAAAGCAGATTTCGAGAAAATTAATTTTCAAGATGTGGGTTATCGTACCAAAGAACACATTGCTTCATTGGCAGACCAGGGCTATGTAGCTTTTGAGAAGAAGCAGAAGGATTCCTTCACCAAAGGCAAGCCAACTAAGCCGGAGCATATTGCCTTTCTTCAGGAATATCAGCATATGGACCCAGAAGGCTTTGAAAAACTCAAGAAAGGTACTCGCTGGTTCCTTTCAGGTAAACAGGATGATAAACAAAAGCGCCTGTTTGAATGGTCCCCTCGTATTGCACACCTTTTGATGATAGCCAAAACAAATGAAGGCTATAAAAACCTCCTGAAATTGACCTCTATTGGCTCACTTGAAGGATTTTATGGAAAGCCCCGTGTGGATTACCATGATATTAAGAAATATGGCAAAGGAATTATCGCCACCTCTTCTTGTTTAGGGGGTACCATTCCGAAACTGATTAGAAGCGGCAAATTCCGCGTAGCAAAAAATCATATTAAGTTCTACAAGCGTTGCTTTGATGAATTCTATTTGGAGATCCAGCCGAGCACGATGGAAGAGCAGCAGTATGTAAATGAAATCCTAATGGAATGGTCAGAGGAATTAGGTGTGCCGCTTGTAGCAACATCCGATGCTCACATGCTCCGCCCTGAAGACCGTCCGGTTCATAAGGCCATCACTTCCATTAATAAGGATAAAGAGGCCGATGAAACGGAACAGGATGTGTATGAGCACTGTATCTTCTATTCTGCAGAAGAGATGCTTCAGATGGGAATGCCTCCTGAAGCACTGGAGAATGCCTATAATATTGCTCATTCCTGCCAGGTTGACCTCGAGATGGGGAATATCAAATATCCCGAATTCCAGGTGCCGGAAAACTTTGATTTTGACTCCTATCTTTCACAGCTTGCCAATAAAGGAATGATGGAGAAGCTGCAGGAAGGAAATTTTATAGGCAGGAACTTCTTTGAGATGTTCCACACATACAAAAAGCGCCTGGATTATGAGTTGAAGGTTATTGCCGATAAGGGAATCTCCGCTTATATGTTAATTGTTTGGGACTATATCGATTTCGCCAGAAGAAACGGTATCCTGGTTGGTCCCGGACGTGGTTCAGCCGCCGGCTCCCTTGTTGCTTATGTTCTTGGCATCACCAACCTCGACCCCATCCGATATGAACTTCTTTTCGAACGCTTCATTAATCCTGAGAGACCCGGCTTTCCAGATTGTGCTTTACTTGCTGCATAA
- a CDS encoding LAGLIDADG family homing endonuclease, which translates to MGRTSTVQVDEQAVIQMYLDGVPMIRIAEQFEGMKHHHVDWILRKHGIPKRSNKQNSRKYEVDHHYFDVIDTEEKAYWLGFLAADGYVRGGNRCEVGMSLEIKDIGHVDKFKQAINATYPVKTYEGTTSYNNVAYARLLVASESMKEALEKHGIVEHKTLVLEFPELPEELVRHFIRGYFDGDGSFSYYAKKNQYQIKICGTTAILTGILEAFEMLNQKLYKRNDDDKDNYYISIGGMNQVRQLADYMYDGATIYLERKKEIYEQIKNTVPLGEQSLVRTP; encoded by the coding sequence ATGGGTAGAACTAGTACGGTTCAAGTAGATGAACAAGCAGTTATTCAAATGTATTTAGATGGAGTTCCGATGATACGGATTGCAGAACAATTTGAAGGGATGAAACATCACCATGTAGATTGGATTCTACGTAAACATGGCATTCCTAAGCGAAGCAATAAACAAAACTCCAGAAAATATGAAGTAGATCATCATTACTTCGATGTCATTGACACAGAAGAAAAAGCTTACTGGTTAGGTTTCCTAGCTGCAGATGGATATGTCCGCGGAGGGAACCGATGCGAAGTAGGTATGAGTCTTGAGATAAAAGACATTGGCCATGTTGATAAATTCAAACAGGCAATAAATGCGACTTATCCGGTTAAGACTTATGAAGGGACAACTAGTTATAACAATGTTGCATATGCCCGCTTACTTGTTGCAAGTGAGTCAATGAAAGAAGCTCTTGAAAAGCATGGAATTGTTGAACACAAAACATTAGTGCTTGAGTTTCCGGAATTGCCAGAGGAATTAGTTCGGCACTTCATTCGTGGATACTTTGATGGTGATGGAAGTTTTAGCTACTACGCTAAAAAGAACCAGTACCAAATCAAGATCTGTGGCACAACTGCAATATTAACTGGTATTCTCGAAGCCTTTGAGATGCTAAACCAGAAGCTTTATAAGCGAAATGATGATGACAAAGATAACTACTATATCTCCATTGGTGGCATGAATCAAGTAAGACAACTTGCTGATTATATGTACGATGGAGCAACCATTTACTTAGAGCGGAAGAAAGAAATTTATGAGCAAATAAAGAACACAGTCCCACTAGGCGAGCAATCCCTAGTGCGCACCCCTTAA
- the dnaE gene encoding DNA polymerase III subunit alpha, protein MLEYVTRKYGAERVAQIITFSTLSTKSALKDIGRALGIDHNEINELNKHIPVIQGKPIPVSEAMEEIPAIQQYQARYPRLFELALEVESMPRSQSVHACGVLITPEPITNDIALIKGKEGERVASYEGEPLEKLGFIKFDFLGLKNLSVVEICRRLVEKRHGHLIDVDNLIPEDEKTFEMIRRGETDGVFQIESAGMKKMFQGMNKVDFETLIAGVALYRPGPMDYIPKYQSLANGHEEIPSLHPKYDVITRTTFGIMIYQEQVMMVAQQMAGYSPGEADVLRKAVGKKKKEILEPALEELYNRLVEHGTSAQVANKICDDIRPFAGYAFNRSHAAAYAFIAYQTAYLKANYPLEYMTALLQVFYSKTDKVVQYSKVAREMGMEVLPPDINRSDVGFSIDGENTIRYGLGAIKGLGDATFDAIIEGRTTPYLSGQDLIDRVPKKNLNKGSLTALSYSGAFDSFIEGTFNNRFEYMAYLLDIRGDKPDAELVDLIAKYSDRSKFEKERDTLGSYVSGHILSRYAEPVNWDELDEAVTHTMVSLVEAKVIRTKKGQDMAFLKVDTLEGEKSLTLFPSFYGPVKEALVPGMILKVGVKGSMNWQRNQKDFIITSITAPKKINKEIWKKIEQKQEEAFVQGA, encoded by the coding sequence GTGCTAGAATACGTCACACGTAAGTATGGGGCAGAGCGGGTTGCACAGATTATCACATTCAGCACGCTTTCCACCAAGTCTGCACTCAAAGACATTGGGCGTGCACTTGGCATTGATCATAATGAAATCAATGAATTAAATAAGCACATTCCCGTTATCCAAGGAAAGCCAATACCTGTATCTGAAGCAATGGAAGAGATTCCAGCCATCCAGCAATATCAGGCACGCTACCCAAGATTGTTTGAATTGGCGCTTGAAGTGGAAAGCATGCCACGCTCACAAAGTGTTCACGCATGTGGAGTCCTCATAACTCCTGAGCCAATCACGAATGACATTGCCCTGATCAAAGGAAAAGAAGGGGAACGTGTAGCAAGTTATGAAGGGGAGCCCCTTGAAAAGCTCGGCTTTATCAAATTTGACTTCCTTGGGTTGAAGAACCTTTCTGTTGTAGAAATATGCAGAAGACTGGTTGAAAAGAGACATGGCCACTTAATCGATGTCGATAATCTAATTCCAGAAGATGAGAAGACATTTGAAATGATTCGCCGCGGAGAAACTGATGGAGTATTCCAGATAGAGTCCGCTGGAATGAAGAAGATGTTCCAGGGCATGAACAAAGTAGATTTCGAGACACTGATTGCCGGTGTTGCGCTCTATAGACCCGGCCCAATGGATTACATTCCAAAATACCAATCACTTGCGAATGGCCATGAGGAGATTCCATCTCTTCACCCTAAATACGATGTCATTACACGCACCACCTTCGGCATCATGATATATCAGGAGCAGGTGATGATGGTCGCTCAGCAGATGGCCGGATACTCCCCAGGTGAAGCCGATGTACTTCGTAAGGCTGTGGGAAAGAAGAAAAAGGAGATTCTTGAGCCGGCACTGGAAGAACTATATAACCGATTGGTTGAGCATGGCACTTCCGCTCAGGTAGCCAATAAGATATGTGACGATATACGTCCCTTTGCGGGATACGCCTTTAACCGTTCCCATGCTGCAGCTTACGCATTTATTGCGTATCAGACTGCTTACCTGAAGGCTAACTATCCGCTGGAATACATGACTGCCTTACTGCAGGTGTTCTATTCTAAGACTGACAAAGTGGTTCAATATTCCAAAGTTGCCCGTGAAATGGGCATGGAAGTATTGCCTCCGGACATTAACCGCTCTGATGTCGGATTCAGCATTGATGGAGAAAATACGATCCGTTATGGATTGGGAGCCATCAAAGGTCTCGGTGATGCAACGTTTGATGCGATTATCGAAGGCCGTACAACTCCTTATCTGTCAGGCCAGGACCTAATTGACAGGGTACCGAAGAAGAACCTGAATAAGGGGAGCTTAACAGCCTTATCTTATAGCGGTGCATTTGATTCCTTTATTGAAGGCACCTTCAACAATCGCTTTGAATACATGGCTTATCTGCTCGATATTCGTGGTGATAAACCAGATGCCGAACTGGTTGACCTTATTGCCAAATATTCAGACCGCAGTAAGTTCGAGAAAGAGCGAGATACGCTTGGTTCATACGTAAGCGGGCATATCTTATCCCGCTATGCAGAGCCTGTGAACTGGGATGAGCTTGATGAGGCGGTGACCCATACAATGGTTTCACTGGTTGAAGCTAAAGTCATCAGGACTAAGAAGGGGCAGGATATGGCCTTCCTGAAAGTGGATACACTTGAAGGGGAAAAGAGCCTGACCTTATTCCCGAGCTTTTATGGTCCCGTGAAAGAAGCACTTGTTCCAGGAATGATTCTTAAAGTTGGTGTGAAGGGCTCCATGAACTGGCAGCGGAACCAGAAGGATTTCATTATTACATCCATTACCGCTCCGAAGAAGATTAACAAGGAGATCTGGAAGAAGATTGAGCAAAAGCAGGAGGAAGCCTTCGTGCAGGGAGCTTAA
- a CDS encoding SLOG family protein: MTEERLVISLTGHRPNKTGGYDYYSPLNLAIATRIRNHLLFHLQNGKRIHAISGMALGSDTIFALVVLKLKKQGYDITLEAAIPCADHSNQWPEQSQKQWHSIVLQADKVTYVSNEPYRSELMQKRNEYMVDCCHELIAIWNGSIGGTFNCVRYARKKNVPIVIMPPLEPITSLEGNLLTSDCDVILHQANCFSTMGSGIAEQIKYKFPQAYEADFKSIMRPEEKLGKYTSALVENNGKTIEIVNLYGQYNYGRGAKQTDEQALRSALFQYLKDKQARRKLSELKIGIPDQIGCVRGGGDWDEVKKIFADAISHFNVSIYAYKFKG; this comes from the coding sequence ATGACAGAAGAAAGATTAGTTATTTCATTGACGGGGCATCGCCCAAATAAAACCGGTGGATATGATTATTACAGTCCGCTGAATTTGGCGATTGCCACCAGGATACGGAATCATCTCTTATTTCATCTCCAAAACGGAAAGAGGATTCATGCTATAAGCGGTATGGCTTTAGGGTCCGACACCATCTTTGCTTTGGTTGTCCTTAAACTAAAGAAACAGGGGTACGACATTACACTGGAAGCAGCTATTCCTTGTGCAGACCATTCCAATCAATGGCCGGAACAATCCCAAAAGCAATGGCATAGCATTGTCCTTCAGGCTGATAAGGTTACATATGTCAGTAATGAGCCCTATAGGTCTGAACTTATGCAGAAGCGTAATGAATATATGGTGGATTGCTGCCATGAGTTGATTGCTATTTGGAACGGTTCAATTGGAGGTACGTTCAATTGTGTCCGTTACGCCAGGAAAAAGAATGTTCCAATTGTCATCATGCCTCCTCTTGAACCAATCACTTCCTTGGAAGGCAACCTCTTGACGAGTGATTGCGATGTCATTCTTCACCAGGCGAATTGTTTTTCTACCATGGGATCTGGCATTGCCGAGCAAATTAAATATAAATTTCCTCAAGCATATGAAGCCGATTTCAAGTCAATTATGCGCCCAGAAGAGAAGCTGGGAAAATACACAAGCGCGTTAGTTGAGAATAATGGCAAGACCATTGAAATTGTTAACCTATATGGCCAATACAATTATGGCAGGGGAGCCAAGCAGACAGATGAACAAGCCTTGCGTTCAGCCTTATTCCAATACCTGAAAGACAAACAAGCCCGCAGAAAACTCTCTGAACTTAAAATCGGAATTCCTGATCAAATTGGATGCGTCCGCGGAGGCGGGGATTGGGATGAAGTGAAGAAGATTTTCGCAGATGCAATCAGCCATTTTAATGTTTCGATTTATGCATACAAATTTAAGGGGTGA
- a CDS encoding AIPR family protein: MEKTIVLRNAKFVETTFLDGSKQMVGVVRGDSFVGLEVPTEPNPRQFIGESNPNYKEMVKTLKSEPQMFARKNSGGITIFASSCDSNGDGSYTLTFQKGDGIANGGHTFHALKFHGRDTSQVKVTIELGLERDNIAAVAEALNLNKRLQGYSLQNKEGAFDWHKDAIGHKASEVIYHEGDSGNVEIKEEMAFLNLFKYDSKSKEMDMLYNMEKSEHANVAFLNRITRNDDDFKSTLKWIAKDVHDIAMYTIFNGRFGIQLKPLKKSIGQNWLKTRGKEKKIGIMKGLALVLVAGLASEGTEMNKNGIVVWKEGFKTAEQRKRFVDELFQKVFDVINVEDGAVSEIIRQESVRKKVLKHAQMISFRIHEEQKAS; encoded by the coding sequence TTGGAAAAAACTATCGTACTTAGAAATGCTAAATTCGTAGAAACAACTTTCTTAGATGGCTCAAAACAAATGGTTGGCGTAGTCCGTGGAGACAGCTTTGTTGGTCTTGAAGTTCCAACCGAACCAAACCCAAGACAATTTATTGGCGAATCTAACCCGAATTACAAGGAAATGGTGAAGACATTAAAGAGCGAACCTCAAATGTTTGCACGCAAAAACTCAGGCGGTATTACCATCTTTGCTTCTTCCTGTGATTCAAACGGGGACGGATCCTATACTTTGACTTTCCAAAAAGGGGATGGGATAGCTAATGGGGGTCACACTTTTCATGCCCTCAAATTCCATGGAAGGGACACCAGCCAGGTTAAAGTAACGATTGAATTGGGTCTTGAAAGAGACAACATCGCTGCAGTTGCAGAGGCACTAAACCTAAACAAAAGACTTCAAGGATATAGCCTTCAAAACAAAGAGGGTGCCTTTGACTGGCACAAAGATGCCATTGGCCATAAAGCTTCTGAGGTTATCTACCACGAAGGGGATAGTGGAAACGTGGAAATTAAAGAAGAAATGGCGTTTCTGAATTTATTTAAGTATGATAGCAAATCTAAAGAGATGGACATGCTATATAATATGGAAAAATCCGAGCATGCGAACGTAGCTTTTCTTAACAGGATTACACGAAATGACGATGACTTTAAGTCAACTCTTAAATGGATCGCCAAAGATGTTCATGACATTGCCATGTATACGATTTTTAACGGCCGCTTCGGCATTCAATTAAAGCCCCTCAAAAAGAGCATTGGACAAAACTGGCTAAAGACCAGAGGAAAAGAAAAGAAAATCGGAATCATGAAAGGTCTTGCATTAGTGCTTGTTGCAGGACTTGCCTCTGAAGGGACCGAAATGAATAAAAATGGCATTGTCGTATGGAAAGAAGGATTTAAGACAGCTGAACAAAGAAAGCGGTTTGTCGATGAACTGTTCCAAAAGGTTTTTGATGTCATTAACGTGGAGGATGGAGCTGTCTCTGAAATCATCCGCCAGGAATCTGTCAGAAAGAAAGTCCTAAAGCATGCCCAAATGATTTCTTTCCGCATCCATGAAGAACAAAAAGCAAGCTAA
- a CDS encoding prohibitin family protein: protein MTNRPFIIGGGIVGAIILALGIILPMFIEKIPTGYVGLVYSPSGGVKDETLKEGWHVVGLFDKVIEYPTRLQTVSYHDMVLSTQDGKNINADISYSYKVDPTKVVSIFKEFGNISVTDIESGYLEKRMLAAARAAVSNYDLLGIYGADSSEAGLDIQKRYEEDVKRLGFMVSDVTLGAPKPDKNTQAAIDSRIKASQETEKKKIELENEKIEAEKKRVVAEGEAKKKLIEAEAEAKANNIVAQSITPELLQKIEAEARKQHGWVTVKTGEVIVDADKK, encoded by the coding sequence ATGACAAATAGACCGTTTATTATCGGCGGAGGAATCGTTGGAGCCATCATTCTTGCTCTTGGAATCATTCTCCCAATGTTCATTGAGAAAATCCCTACAGGATATGTAGGACTTGTGTATAGCCCATCAGGCGGAGTGAAGGATGAAACATTAAAGGAAGGCTGGCATGTGGTTGGACTGTTCGATAAAGTCATTGAGTATCCTACCCGCCTCCAAACCGTATCTTATCACGATATGGTTCTATCAACTCAGGACGGCAAGAATATTAATGCCGACATTTCCTACTCCTATAAAGTAGATCCCACAAAGGTTGTCAGCATCTTTAAAGAGTTTGGAAACATATCTGTTACAGATATTGAGTCCGGCTACCTTGAAAAGCGTATGTTGGCTGCTGCCCGTGCTGCGGTATCAAACTATGATCTGTTGGGCATTTATGGAGCAGATTCATCTGAAGCAGGGCTTGATATTCAAAAGAGATACGAGGAAGACGTTAAGCGCCTGGGCTTTATGGTTTCAGATGTAACACTTGGAGCACCTAAACCTGACAAAAATACACAAGCTGCTATTGATTCCAGAATCAAAGCTTCTCAGGAAACAGAAAAGAAAAAGATTGAGCTTGAAAACGAGAAAATTGAAGCCGAAAAGAAACGTGTCGTTGCTGAAGGTGAAGCCAAGAAGAAATTGATTGAAGCGGAAGCCGAAGCAAAAGCGAACAATATTGTCGCTCAATCCATCACACCGGAGCTGCTTCAAAAAATTGAGGCAGAAGCACGTAAACAGCACGGCTGGGTAACAGTGAAGACAGGCGAGGTTATTGTCGATGCTGACAAGAAATGA
- a CDS encoding ThiF family adenylyltransferase translates to MKPIEFFPNRKIHFDIVQIGCGGNGGYITQRLAKLLASLSFNSDHSTFSYTLVDQDQVEEKNLQRQPFLPHDEGKNKAKVLAGRYGKAYQFPIFYREEYVESIQELRNCFPSNHATYVLDSNRILFRILIGAVDNNASRKVMHKYFLEDSSLIYIDCGVDGILRKGTAEEKRKSGYSGHCVTGIHYNDTMLAPVAGVYKDILKDKKSKLPTQSCGLNIVSQPQRMQANEMAALVTMGYLTQIIAERRLYSHYTNFNSLTHTMRPTLLPA, encoded by the coding sequence ATGAAGCCAATCGAATTTTTCCCAAACAGAAAGATCCATTTTGATATTGTTCAGATAGGCTGCGGAGGAAACGGAGGGTATATAACGCAGAGGCTGGCTAAACTGCTGGCCTCTCTTTCCTTTAATTCTGACCATTCCACCTTCAGCTATACCCTTGTCGATCAGGACCAAGTTGAAGAAAAGAATCTTCAGCGGCAGCCATTCCTCCCGCATGATGAAGGAAAAAATAAGGCAAAGGTGCTTGCTGGAAGATACGGGAAAGCCTATCAATTCCCTATCTTTTATCGTGAAGAATACGTGGAGAGCATCCAGGAGCTGAGAAATTGCTTTCCATCTAATCATGCAACATATGTATTGGACTCAAACCGCATCCTGTTCCGAATCTTAATTGGAGCTGTCGATAACAATGCATCAAGGAAGGTCATGCATAAATACTTTCTTGAGGACTCCAGCCTGATTTACATAGATTGCGGAGTCGATGGAATATTGAGAAAGGGCACAGCAGAAGAAAAGCGCAAGTCAGGTTACAGCGGTCATTGTGTCACAGGCATTCATTACAACGATACTATGCTTGCCCCTGTAGCCGGTGTTTACAAAGACATTTTGAAAGATAAAAAGAGCAAGCTTCCTACACAGAGCTGCGGTCTCAATATCGTGTCGCAACCCCAGCGCATGCAGGCTAATGAAATGGCAGCCCTTGTGACAATGGGTTACCTCACCCAAATTATTGCGGAAAGAAGACTCTATTCCCATTACACCAACTTTAATAGCTTAACTCATACCATGAGACCAACATTGCTGCCAGCTTAA
- a CDS encoding phosphoadenosine phosphosulfate reductase family protein gives MAFNEVDSPVSMFNLNVKLDIVPEPNPLDIFLRDYAERMTIPLPEEMDSIEDYDQIHCNFSGGKDSIALVLLLLYGYKVPKEKLVLVHMRVDGPEEKKAFFDWKETDEYLKYCSGKLGIPLIMLSSDISLKERIEMRGMWPSSAMQFCTSYLKRDVYSKWARSLGSGKYLCVSGERAEESSRRAKKKVFETYKHANAPTKKRYVDWLRPVHHLLETEVWELMRLAGIDPHPCYEYVSRCSCKFCIFLSPAEMAKVAELHPLDFNELVEMEKRMGHTMRYEKKNPVSLLDFVKKGALDFKFDERPCAV, from the coding sequence ATGGCTTTTAACGAGGTTGATAGTCCAGTATCCATGTTTAATCTGAATGTAAAACTGGATATTGTACCAGAACCCAACCCGCTTGATATTTTTCTGAGGGACTATGCGGAGCGTATGACTATCCCTCTTCCGGAAGAAATGGATTCAATTGAAGACTATGATCAGATACATTGCAATTTTAGCGGGGGCAAGGACAGCATTGCGCTTGTCTTGCTTCTCTTATATGGCTATAAAGTGCCAAAGGAGAAGCTTGTTCTCGTGCATATGCGGGTAGATGGGCCAGAAGAGAAAAAGGCCTTCTTTGATTGGAAAGAAACGGATGAGTATCTCAAATATTGTTCAGGGAAGCTTGGCATTCCTCTTATTATGCTGTCATCGGATATTAGTTTAAAAGAGCGGATTGAAATGAGGGGCATGTGGCCTTCAAGCGCTATGCAGTTCTGTACAAGTTATTTAAAAAGGGACGTCTATAGTAAATGGGCCAGATCACTAGGTTCCGGAAAATACCTGTGTGTGAGCGGAGAAAGGGCTGAAGAGAGCTCCAGACGGGCGAAAAAGAAAGTCTTTGAGACTTATAAACATGCCAACGCCCCCACCAAAAAGCGTTACGTGGATTGGCTTCGCCCTGTCCATCACCTTCTGGAAACAGAAGTTTGGGAGTTAATGAGATTGGCAGGCATTGATCCTCATCCTTGTTATGAGTATGTGTCCCGGTGCAGCTGTAAATTCTGTATATTCCTGTCGCCTGCAGAAATGGCAAAGGTCGCGGAATTGCACCCTCTTGACTTTAATGAATTGGTTGAAATGGAAAAGCGCATGGGACACACCATGAGGTACGAAAAAAAGAACCCTGTTTCGCTGTTGGACTTCGTTAAGAAAGGAGCACTGGATTTCAAATTTGATGAAAGACCTTGTGCTGTATAG